A region of the Ciona intestinalis chromosome 12, KH, whole genome shotgun sequence genome:
TTTTGTCCGTACATCATCAATAACAACACTTGTTCGAAAATATATAGAACCGTTCCACACAAGTCAAATAGCAAAGTAATAATCCTAGCGTCGTACACCCATATTTCAAACAGATTTTAATAACATGTATAGCTTGGTGAAGAAAGGCATATAAAGtatttaagcatttttttatgcGGCGACAAAAAAAGATCAAAAAGGCGACgtatattttacaagtttGTTCACGCTCCTAAAATTTCGTCCTGGTGCCTGAAAATATTGACTGAGGAATTGTATGCAAATGGTGAAAATTAACTCTACATAAAAATTCACTACCTATAAATGTCTATTTTGTTAACGACCCAATATACGCATCGAACacatatagtacaatgggggaagatgggactcttaagcacatattgccaaaaatttccaaaatcaaaatagatgacggtttttgggtaataccacgaattagtactatcattcctttattaattgacaccaatttaataaaatataataaaacacacgagaagttatttagcgatcccccacaacaagtgaaattttacaaattcgaaaacacacaggataagatgggacagtttaaaatcattggtaattttaaataataagtgtatttataaataggaatatacgtaaataacacgaaattatactgtacgctttgaaaattaggtctaaacattctttttcttgccttACTGCTATAgcttttaacatgttacctatatacattatattattgcataacaattggtattggtAACattgggtaatgttcgaacatgaatgggtaaatattgtatcctacaaatgtatataaacttgtaataacagaaaattgataataactattgataaagtttttatttttctttgctaCAAATttggtattactactctgtttttgacacaagccacttcttataattatcaccaagtgcaaatgaccaaatttcgaatatatgaTCAAAagattatctttttattaaatcagtATCTTATAATTGAAAatcccctgaggtataaattactaaattaaaagcaaatctttcaaagtttggcaatgaaaacatacaaaactacaatgtgggggaagatgggactctatttacattagcagtattctgcaacttgtagttaacctaccgagttttacagtctgtgctagtttctttgccatgtaaacttcatatatataacgttaaaccgatatttttttgttgtttttgtctcaatttaaagtcatattgacccctgcctattttcttcatccTTTTATCttagtgttttatttacaaaactaaaactcaaactgtacgaaatattcaaggttgttttatgaagctatgaaactagtttaatcgttcgcacacgcaaactaaaaaaaattattggctttactatgatttagcgagcattaaatattagcaccttactatttcgcattttttacctgttcaaagtatactgtttctattttacatgtgttttttttatatttaaaaacagtaatcagctttgacgggcgttttataaagtcgtgataatactgtcgaataattctgtaaccttattttcctgattatcattaattgggggtccgtaaaaataaaatttaaaaaaagtctcgtctgacaaagtgtcccatcttcccccaccctactatacctaaaATGACcgaatcatttttttatattcacttcaattttaattaaactgtcAGTTTTACTGTTCTACAGAATGTTATATAGTTGCAAACAAAAGGATATTGGTAGCAGTTCTCTTCATATTTTATGAAAGAATCCCACACTtagtgagggaagatgggacacttaagcacataatgcccaatatttccaaagtcaaaatatatgacggtttttgggtgataccacgaattagtactatcattcctttattaatttaaaacaattcaaaaaatatattaaaacacacgagttatttagcgattcgcacaacggatgtaattttaccaattcgaaaacacacggGGTAAGACTGGACAGCTTAAAATTCtcgttaattttgattaataaatgatttttctaTTAGAAATACACGTGAATGCCACGAAtaactaaattttattacaaatgcaTAAAAAcgagcattcaaaatgaacatattaatatgtttttttagccattgaaaaaatgttgtacccatttaattaaacagttaTTATCATCTTTCTCGGGCACTTGGTTGGACCGTGAGAATACTGTCGAActactgtaacattttttttcgtcTATCATTGAATGGGTACCAAAAAGACACGTCTTACATcgtgtcccatgttccccactctactatattcaAAAGTCAGTATTTAAATTCATACTTAAACACGTACCCATAAAGTTAGTATCTCGTAAGTGTGCACTGGATGTATAAAATAGGTTATTCCAAATGTCGTTGGCCCACCACACACAGAAAGAGTttcgttattttttattgttctgttataacttttgtttagCAGTTTGGGCATACCATTCATCATCATTGGGTTGGGGCCCAAAGAACTGAACCTTTTGTAATCTTACAAGACACATGGTATTTCAATCAGCGACGGCAGAAGAAAGTGAGTACACAATATTACAGTTTTAGCAACATTAAAGTTCTCATAATACTAAACAGGCAcatcaatattttgtttcgaCCTAGTTGTTACATAAGATTTTGAACTGCAAGTAAAGCAGCCAACATGGATAATGCTATGAAGTAACCTCTAGCAATCTTTACAGCAGAGCTAGTTGTTTCTACACCGGTATCAACATTCGGTGTTATGGCTGCAGTAGAGCTTGAATCGTCTTTTGTAGATGGAGAGTTAGTCGTCTCTTCTACAACGCCAGAAGAGTTTCCACATCCCGGTATTCCAGTGTTTGGAATAGTTCCAGCGTTGCAATTATCTGAAAATTTTGGTTGCATTAgccaaccacaaagttacacgtGTGGTAagtcgtaagctggcacacaaggtgtatgattGTATTTTTACCCATTTTACCTGTGGAGCATCAGTACGAGGTGTAGTATATATAAGTAACAACAATATGGTTTACTACGAGTATACTATGTTGCCGTAAGCCACTTCCGAGGCTCCATTATAGCTAAAGCCGCACCTCCTTCTGGTTTCGTCGGTTGTTATtccattttctaaaaatatcagagtgaacacgggtgttttggaATTTTATTTGGCAGTTCATAAACACAAACCTAAAATGATCTGTTAAGAAGGATTCCTAAACCGTTAGTATTTATCTCTTGGGATGAAATTGTTGTACTTGTTCTATATGAAGTGGACGTGgagcaatattttatttcagtagAGCAGGTTCGCGAAAAACTCAAATCAAATATTAGTTGAAACAATCATTAGAAAAATGACACATGTGATAGCTGGTATAGATGAAACATAATCCTACgtgtttataacaactgccgttaTGCAAAGATAAGTAAATCACATTTATTTAGTCTAACCTATTATAAGTTACCTGTAAAGCATGTCGATATGTATGATGTCCCTTCTCTCATGAAGTTGCAACGATTATCCGGACTACTTGCGCATCCTCGCTGGATTGAGGTGCTTACTACGCCCGAAACTAAAGCAACAATGGAATGTATGCTAATGGCTCATGTCGCACGTGACTCAGCGGCTTATAAacacaaacttaaaataatagCAAGATACAAACAACCTACAGagagtagagtggggtaaaatggaacaaGTTATCACTCtttttcctcgtcccatttggtagaaaacaaagaatagtttccgtgtataaaaaatagcattaattattgttcaaaatacgTCAAGGAATACCTCATATTTAGAAAGAAATGGGCTTTACCCGTTTTGTATGTCGTTCTCGTAGAGCAATATTGACCATAATTGCAGATTACGCTAAAAGACTGATCTAGATCGCTAGTAGTACAACCGGCAGTTGGCGCAAGAGAGGATGTGCTGCATTGGTAGCATTTGATTCCAGCTCCTTTTAGCATAAAAACGGTTAAGACAATCAGAATTGTTTACTCTATATTTAAGGTGAATatggtaaatttatatttcatactcTTTTGAGAAATCCCTCTGTACCGATAAAAtgatattattaataatactAGTCAAACCTTAACGCTCTAACAAAGAAGTTTTATACAATCTATATGcgagtttaaaaaaatagctgGCTTAGTTATTGTGTCTTATTGTTGTTCAAACAATAACTATGTAACAAGTAAAAAGTCATAAATACCTTGGCTTATAAATAAAGCAAGCATAATTGCAGAACAGCCAACGAGAAACTTTTGTTCGCACATCATCAATAAGAAGACTTGTTCGAAAATATAGAGCCGTTCCGCAAGGGTCAAATAGCAAAGTAATAATTTTAGCGCTGTACATCTATATTTCAAACAGATTTTAATAACATGTAGCTTGCTTGGTGAAGAAAGgcatataaaatgtaatgGTTTATGAATTCTTCGTTCGCgtgacaaaaatcaaaaaggCGAGAACTGTTTTATGAATTTGTCCACACTCGTAAAGTTCCGTCTCGACCCTAATAACATTGATAGAATAAGAATTATATGCAAATGTAAGAGGTAACTCGTGCTTGTGCGGAATTCACAAGAAAGCTTTACATTGTTTGAACAAGTTGTCCttacaagtttataaaatacagtcTCGCCCAAGCAGGTCGCTTTAAACCTACTTccaattttaattaaagtgtCATTTTACCATGCTATAATACTTTTAAAGTTGCAAGTGGAACGAGATAAAAGCAActctatttaaaattatagtcggttggggtaaaatgggacggTTTTTCATTTCCTTTtattgtccaatttggtaataaaagaatatttacagaattatataaccgtagacCCGCGACTGTGAAAGagctttgttatttgttaaaaacctgATGAGGAAACATAGGATTTAGGTGGTAACGATatcccactgtactatatgcTTTGTTTCTAAATATTAACCCAGTTAAATTAATCTAGTTTTATTAACTAAGTCAATGCGTGCTCattaattatttctttctcTGCTACGTATGTATGGCACTACGGGGTAAGATAGacgacaccgttagcacataaaatcctaCATTCcctaaatgtgtttttaacaaataacaacgcgcACGCTCGTATAGAGTCGCGGGGTTATACAGTAATGCAATTCTTATTTGTTTGtcaccaaattggacgataaatgcaaatgaaaacatggtcCATTTTACCACAATTCCTATTGAAATGACATTTGAACAGAAAATTTGTGACAAACCAtatagtgaccacttggttggctATACACACTGCAGGATTTTATACATTACTTCTTGCCTACTTTAAAGCCAGTTTTCTAACACGGCGAAACAGAAAAAGTAGCATTGCGCAAATATGGCCttattaaattacattcaagCCTGTATcagagatatagtagggtgggggagacggaCTTGGAATAGATAggacttttttaaatcttctcTACGGGTACCTATTTGAtgagaaacaaaaaaacaatgttaccgTTTTATTCGACTGCTGTATTCTCATGGTCCAACAAAGTGCGCGGCAAAGACGGTTACTGTggttaagtattaaaattcggTGTTGAACgagtctttccccaccctagtatatttgtaatatattataacaaagtGACAAAAAACATTCCCCCCTTCCCCTATAACTTCTATTTCAATTAAGTTAATGATGATAGAATATGGGATAACCAACAGAGCCGAAATGCTTTATTTTGTACAATCGCAATAAGGCCTTTAATGGAGTTGCATGGTTATAAGGTTACTGTAGGATAACaagggatactgttagcacataaatcccatatttcgtGATCGTATTTAACGTTTTACCTGGTAACCCGTGGGATACGCCAGCAGAGTACATAAATAACAACGGTCGTGCAAAATATAAGACAATAAATAACATcctaaaacaaatattgtttatttttataaagagGCAGTTTATACATAGATTCATATtatgtacatttattttatcacaTGAGATAATAAATGCCCACCTTGTGTAAACTACCGGATGCGTTGGTGCTGTATATGCAAATATAGGATACGACTCcgaagtaaacaaataacagtatttaataataaaaaaactaatgcTTGGTCTATTTTGAAACGTCAACGAATGCAAAATATGATATAATAACACGGAGGTTTCTAGTTTCGCAAGGTACAAGGATTATAAAAGGCGGTATCACCGTTCAGTTTCAGTAAAGTGTTTTAACCGTTGATGATGAAGTGTTTAGGCGCTGCGCTTTCATAGGAGGCTGATTGCTGCTACTAAAGTGGTGATGTTACTCTGCGTATACAGTATAGTACTCTATAAAACCAATTTTGCGACGATTTTTAACAGGTACATTTAATATCGTGCTTCGATTTAATACACTACAGTTAAGAATGAAACAAGTTACAAAgtatttggtgtttttttgcCTCGCAGTTGTAATTGGAAAaggtaataaaacaatatgtgTGGCGAATTTTGGGCAATTACCAGCATTTTTCTGCAGCTTCTGCCTTAAAATGCTATGCTTGTTCGACATTGTTTACTGGATGTGGTACAGGAGCTATTTCTGCAAGCAAATCTATGGCTTGCCCAACCAGTTCAAGTTGTTTAACCACGACAACACACACTTCCAGTGAgtcgaataaatgtaacttatttatcctatcTCGCACAACGAAAGTCGTGTTACGACTGTTCGGTTTCATGCaacgtgcccgcttacgagttaccaggtGAAACTTAGATTTTTTGTATGGACAGCAGGTTTGAAAAATATTCGACACAGCGGCCTGTTATATCCGTGTCGATAACAGACGATGAGACTCTAAGGCCTCTAAGGCCTAACGGTCATTCTGTTCAttagaaataatttttcaataaTATAGACCCGTAATTTCTCTTTATATCAGAGGCGAACCCGTTATCAACCGACCATACTAAACTTGATGGCACAACTTAAGTCGGTCACTCATTATTTAGCTTTATACCTTATTTTCAATCATCGTATGCTATACCTAATCAAAGCAGCAAAATGAGGACATGATGGTTTTTGGTGCAGGTTCATCGTTCACTGTCAGGGCATGCGGCACATTGGTAGCTCCACCAACAGCCTGCCTTGGAGATATTTCCGCTGGGGTTGTATGCACATCAAGTTGTACAACAggtaatagaaaaataaaggTAGTTTATTTAATCTCCTTTGGAGGGATAACACGAATACGAGTGCTCTGTATTATACACTACGAGGTATACCACGTATCCTGACTGAGTGGAGCGTATTTCTAACGAATTAGCCACCGCGTCGGtacagtttttcattttagataAGATTTCTTTTTAACGAGAAGGTTTTTTAGATAATTGCAATTCTGGTACAAACTCAAACACCTTGGGTTCTGGAAACACTGGCGGTAATACTGGTAACATTGGTGGCAACACTGGTAACATGAACGGCGGAGTTATGAAGATTGGGGGAGGAAATATCTTcattgttatttctatgctCGCACCATTTGTGTTGCAATACCTTATATAGATTTAAACTATTTCttagattttaaataactatACCAAAGTTCCAAAACTTTGCTTATGGAAACTATtagtaaaattactttttgtgagttttgttttttcatcatGATCCAGTCttctttaaatatagtagggtgggggaagatgggacacatttagcacctgatatccaaatatcctgatcgtgttttaaacagttaacgatggtctatggaagttgtgagaatgcggtttttatagttttttttgagtgttctttgtttactaccaaattggacgagaaaatagaataaacagatgtaccatctacccccaccctactgtacaacTTTCTCCTTActtgaaacattttcaaacattCCACTTGTGTATTGACCCTTGTATAATGAGCATGTACTTGTGCACATAGGATATAATATCAATAAACTCATTTTATCATTATTGGCAACAACATAACGAATTAATTGGTGTATAACTTTTTGCGCAAAATCTACGATGCCTGAGAAACTTTGCTTCGTTATGAAATTTTGACTTCATTCGTATAATGCCCCTAATCTCTAATGAATATTGTATAATACCAACTAACGgggaattaaataaaaaatctgttGTTGTTTTCGGAAAAGCGTCAGGGAATGATATCTAAGGTGTGGGGAGATGgggcatgtttttattctgttttctcgacccatttggtagtaaacaaaaaaagcaaaattataaaccgtCTCTTCACGATACCTTCAGACCGTAGGCattgattaaaacacatttaggatatttagacattatgtgctaaaggtgtcccgtcctaccccaccctactatatgttgcaAAAGTACCGAGTGAGATAGAATACCAACTGTTACGACATAAATCCCTATTTCCCAATCCTTTTTAACAACAACTAACAATGATGTTTTTGAGTTGCCGGGGATATGTCACGGTTTATATAATTtcgtaaacattctttgtttactaccaaacctGACgataaagagaataaaaacataacccATCTCATTCAACTCTGTTATAGCAGAATAACTGACGAGTAATACTTTTTGTGTTTGACATAATAATAACCAACGAACGTTCgcatttacttatttattgttaatacggattttataaaatattcaacaccatgaataaaataaaattaatcaaaGCTTGATGACCATCcaatatatgttgttatatatacaaagcTAATTAATGTAAACCCCATTTGTTAATATGCACCGACAAAATAAACCACCTCAATTAGTTTTGGTTATAGTTTAACCCAAAAATTGCTGAATAAACAGTGCAGCCAGCATAGAAATAGCAATGAGAATATTTCCTCCCTCGAGTTTCAAAGATCCACCAGCTAAAGTGTTGGTGTTTGTACCGCTGTTAcaattatctaaaaaaatcagaaattaCCGAGTGCTTAGTATAAGCTTAACATTATATTACTTGTGCTGCATGTTGACAAGCATGTTACCAGTACTCCGTTAGTTCCTCTACACGATGAAGGTAATGCACTTGCACCGCATGCTCGTGTTGTGGTTGTCGATGCTGTGGGGATTGAAGTATGAACCAAAGTTATAGTTTTAGTGCTtaagttgtattattataaGTCTCACTTGAAGTGTACGTGGTCGTGGTTAAACATACACCGGTCGGGCAATTTACAGAGTTGCTGGTGGAAACAGATCCTGTAAGACATCCAGTTGCTCCCGAAGTCGTCGTACATATATGGCAATTGATGGCCAAACCTGCAGgaataaaatcaatataaaGTTGGGCGACCCAAAAgacccaaaaaataaataaactattgtcatttttttacagggGCTTCGACAGTCGttgtctgttttatacatctcgtgtCCGCTTTACGTGTTACCGTatacctttttattgtttacaacaaatattttaaatattcaatgcGGATGTATTTGCGAGACATTTTAATCCAGATTGCAATAAGTTCAATTGCTAtgtgtaatatagtagggtgggggaagatgggccaccttttcattttttttgtcaccccatttggtagtaaacaaagaacgttcacaGAATCATAAAACCACATCCCCACGACCCCTATGAACTGTTACTATAATTgggtaaaacacgatcaggatgttcggatgtcccgtcttccccaccctggAAAATCATACTAATGCGGTAGAAAACATATCTTACCTTGACCAACAGTCAATGCAAGAACAATGCACAAGAAAAGAGCTGTTTTGGCCATTGTTTAAAGTCAGATATATTACCAAGTGAGCCTATAACGCTTAAAATATAGGGAAGCTACAGCTTAAATGGGTAATGGTAGAACGAATAGGTTCGGCTGCTACTGATGGTAAAATAGTTTGCGAAGAGAGAGTTCGAAAcggtaataaaacaaaccaacataATCGCACTTTGTCAGCTTTCATAAGTCATATAGCAATTACCATGGGGATAATTTCATTATGAAAAGTTGTTTGTTCGTTTTGtctctttatttttttgttttcgtcGACGCTATTTTCTTAGTGGGTTATAGAAGATGTTTGTTTGGGGCAAGGGTTGGAAAATTTGTACAGCGTTAGGACAAATCCAGAATACggaattataatatttttccatGTGCGCCACTAGAGCTGACGTTTACTCtaatctattttttaaaattaccaaaTTTATCAAATAACCGACTGGTCCCTTGTCATGTTTTATGCTTTCGTAGCTCGGTATAAGAACttctattaaaataagttaacttATGATTTATGCTaattttttgtcatattttcgTTGTTAGAAAATCCTATTATTGGACGAAATGCGTATTTATAAACGTGAGTATAGTTTTCAATCAGTTTTGACGTTTGGGGGAAGATGTATATATGCTATTCAGTCCAGGTCCTATTTAGAACATGATTGTTTATAGGGCAGGAATCATTAAATAAACTTGTAAAGcggtaaaaaaacagaaaaggtTCCAGGTGTTTctaaaataagatttattgGGTTTTTACACGTGCGCTGCCTAAGCGATCCTAAACTGGACTTCATATATCCAACGCTATATTGAATATAAGTTACTAATTTTACTGCTTAAACTGTTCATAGCCTGCGCGCATTCGCTTTGATAAAATTTGCCTCAGCACAAACAAGTTAAAGCCGATTTGCGTTCACATTTGCCTAAGGCACTGGCAGATCTTGTTACAATATATTCAGAGTCGCATCCATCGCAATAAGCTAAAAACCTCAATAGCATTCAAGTGTGTCATTAGTGGTTATAGGCGACCAAAAACCAACTTTTTCCTTTGAACGAAAACTTTTTAATCATTTATCCTATTTTAATCATTGGAGTGTTATTAACATTTTGCATAAACTTTCTCAAAGTGAACCACTGCTGTGTTAAGGATAATACCCCAAATGTATTTGTTGTAtgaaaaatatcaataaaattatattattaatatttgcaAAATGACGACTTGTTATACAAGTACAACACAGTGTTTTGAACTTTTAGCAGTTATTGCACAAACATCTTGCTGCAACAGACGAACCTCGCCTCTTTAGATTTCCCCTTTTATGCCAAATCATTCGATCCC
Encoded here:
- the LOC100180253 gene encoding lymphocyte antigen 6D-like isoform X2, with translation MAKTALFLCIVLALTVGQGLAINCHICTTTSGATGCLTGSVSTSNSVNCPTGVCLTTTTYTSTSTTTTRACGASALPSSCRGTNGVLVTCLSTCSTNNCNSGTNTNTLAGGSLKLEGGNILIAISMLAALFIQQFLG
- the LOC100180253 gene encoding lymphocyte antigen 6D-like isoform X1, with the protein product MAKTALFLCIVLALTVGQGLAINCHICTTTSGATGCLTGSVSTSNSVNCPTGVCLTTTTYTSTSTTTTRACGASALPSSCRGTNGVLVTCLSTCSTNNCNSGTNTNTLAGGSLKLEGGNILIAISMLAALFIQQFLG
- the LOC104266286 gene encoding omega-scoloptoxin-Ssm1a-like, yielding MKQVTKYLVFFCLAVVIGKASALKCYACSTLFTGCGTGAISASKSMACPTSSSCLTTTTHTSSSSFTVRACGTLVAPPTACLGDISAGVVCTSSCTTDNCNSGTNSNTLGSGNTGGNTGNIGGNTGNMNGGVMKIGGGNIFIVISMLAPFVLQYLI